TGCTGCAATAGTTGTACATCATCCAAAAGCGGAGTATTTTGTGCTCTAGATTTTTTCTAATGTTTCTTTAGCAAATGTAAAATCACTTGGTGATGTAATTAATACATCTCCTGCTATTTGATGGATTTGCTTGATAAAACTTGCAGGGTCTTTTTTGTATTCAGACCAGTCCAGTTTCAAAAATTTTGCTGAATTTTCATTCTTCTCCGAAGGCAATAAAATACAAGGCATTATTCTAAATCCCTGCAGTCTGAGTTTTTCAGAAATTCTCTCTACTTGTTTTGATGAGTGAATCACCTGAGTAATGAATCCTATAGGCACCGCTGCAATCTTTTTTTGAATTTTTTCAAAATTTGGATTACTTGGCAGTGATAAGAAAAAATCAATTTTCTCTGCAAACTCTTTGTTTAACTCTTTTACAACTTGACTTGGAACCAATCCTGATTCGTAAGGGTTGGTTTTTGATGGATCACCCATTAGTACCAGTATTCCGTCTAATCCTAAACCAATTGATTTTCTTACGATGTCTTTTATCTCATCCATGTCTCTATCCCTGACTCGTAAGCTAATTGTGATTTTTAGATGAGGGTGATTGTTCTTGAGAATTTCTCCTGTAGTTAGCGCTGAAACTCTTTTGGTACCTAAAACTGAATCTGTAATGTGAATGCCATCACATAATGTACTGATGGAGGACACTCTTTGCTGTAATTTTTCCAATGATTCATTAACTTCTTTACTTGATTCATCCAACCCTGTTGGGATTTTAGGTGGATTAACCTCGTAAATTATGGACATAAAGAATCTCCAAATTAACTTAGTTAAAACCTTTGAATGATTAAATTCAATAACAATAATTTATTTTATAAAAATAATGCTTCTTGAAAAAATCTCTTCTGTATTGTCTTCCGAATTCCAATTATTCCCAACAGATGAAAAAAATCGAATTGCATCAGTGCTGATCGTAATTTATGGTGGAGAACCAAATGTGTTAATGACAAAAAAATCAGAGATTCTAAAAATACACGCTGGTGAAATTGCGTTTCCTGGTGGAAAACATGATCCAGGAGATAAAGACTTGCTAGATACTGCCCTGAGGGAGACAAGAGAAGAAATTAATCTAAGTATTAGAGAGGAGCATGTTGTAGGACAATTAGAACCTGTTACAACTTTGAATTCTAAATTTACTATCTATCCCTTTGTTGCAGTTGTAAAGAGACTTCCTAGATTGAAAGACAATGTTGAAGTTGAAAGTATTTTGAGTATGCCATTACTGCCTCTGCTCAGAACAATGTCTGAGGATAAGGATCCTGCCCATCAATCTATCCAAGAAATGTATACTTTCACTTTTGAAGGGCATTTGATTTGGGGTGCATCAGCTAGAATGCTAAAACAAATTTTCGAAATTTTTTCAAAAAACAATATTTTAGAAATAAAATGAAGGCTCTCTTTGCCCCGATATTGAGATTCATTTAAAAAGAGCTCTTCGTGCCTGAAAACTTATGGCTGCACGTAAGTCATCTCCAAGAAAGATCCGTCTACTGAAGAAGACCAGACAGACCTCACCAGTACCGGCATGGGTTATTCTTAAGACAAAAAGAACTGTAAGAACCAATCCAAAACGTAGAGCTTGGAGATCAACAGATGTGGAGGTAGGATAGATGTCTCAAGAATTAGAGAGAGTGTATACTATCAATTTGGGGAAGGTATTGCTTTCACAAAGTCAACACAGAGCAGTCCGAGCAATTAATATGATTAAAGAATTTGCTCGTCATCACATGAAAGTTGAAGATATCAAAATTGAAGAAGATTTAGCTCATCAAATTTGGTCAAAAGGAGTTAGAAGTCCTCCAAGAAAAATTAGAGTACGAATGAGTAAGACTGACGAAGGATATGTTCTTGTTTCTCCATATGAGGAAGAAGAAACTGAAACTAAGGTTTCTCCAAAGCAAGAGACTCAAAAAATTGAAGATAAAGTAGAGGAACCAGCTAAAGAAGCACCAAAGAAAGAAGAACCAGCTAAAGAAGCACCAAAGAAAGAAGAACCAACTAAAGAAGCACCAAAGAAAGAAGAACCAACTAAAGAAGCACCAAAGAAAGAAGAACCAACTAAAGAAGCACCAAAGAAAGAAGAACCAGCTAAAGAAGCACCAAAGAAAGAAGAACCAACTAAAGAAGCACCAAAGAAAGAAGAACCAACTAAAGAAGCACCAAAGAAAGAAGAACCAGCTAAAGAAGCACCAAAGAAAGAAGAACCAGCTAAAGAAGCACCAAAGAAAGAAGAACCAGCTAAAGAAGCACCAAAGAAAGAATAAGAAACCTTACTGTTCTAAAAAATTTAAAATTTTAAAAAAATAGTTTTTTACTCTAATTGATACAAATCTAATTTGCAATCAATACTGCAATCAGGAGTTGACCAATCTAATGTATCTTCTTTTGGAATCATTCCAAGTGGATCATATCTATCAAACTTTGTCATTCCTTGAATTGAAGATAGCATTACGACTTTGGATTCCTCTGATGTGTTTGAACTCATATTCATTTGTGATTCTTCATTAATTACACTGCTAGTTAGATTTGTAATTGAACTAAGAACCCCTACTGGGATGTTTTCTCCTCCTACAACATAAAGCATTGAACGCTTTACAGAATTTGGTGGTGCATTTTCATATAGCATCTTTAATGAGTCTCTGAGTGATTCCTCAATATTTTGACCGTCTTTACTTGTGGATAAAACACTGGTTTCTGCTGCAATTCCAGATGTGTTTAGAGATTTAACTACGTGCATTATGGCACTGTTTGCAATCCCATAGCATTGTTTTGGGCTCAAATCTGGATTGCTTTCAAGAAGTGAATCATTATCTAAAACTATGGTGCAGTGGGAATCTTCCCTGATTCTTTTTAATGAAATACCAGAGTTGAAAATTCTGTCTTTTTCATACTTGAAAGGCATGATTGCAAAGGAAATCAACCCTTTGTCTGATTCTTTACAAATCTCTGAAACTACTGGTGATATGGCTGAACCTGCTTTGCCGGCCATGTTTGTCATTAGAATTACTGTTGAATAGTTTGCAATCTTTGCTTTAATCTCATCAGCTGCATTGTATGCTGAGCCTCTGATTAATTGAACTGAAGGGTTAATCACTGAATCTGTTGACACTTTGATTGATGAACAGTCTTGGACAAAGTCTGTCTGATCATTGCTGATAATTAGACACTCTGAGTTTAGGGTTTCTTTGGCCTGAACTGCCAGTCTTGAGCCTACGCCGCCCAAACCTACAATTAAGATCGGTTCTTTGACTTGAAAACTCATTTCAAGTCTTATTCTCAGATTTGGATAAAAAACCTTCTTACGTTATTTTAATCAAATTTTCGATCTAAAAAAATTAGCTAGCGATCTTACCTAGTAAACTGTGAGTAGATACGTCAATGATCTCTACTTTGTGTGTTTCACCGATATTCACATTGTCTCTCACAAAGATCGGCTTGTAGGCAAAATTCCTCCCTTTGATGCCTTCTTCTGTCTTTTCATTGAATAATACGTCTCCTTTCCACCCTATCCATTTCTGATTGTTCTCAATTGAAATCTTGTTTATCAAATCAAATACTATCTTGCTTCTTTTCTTAACTTCAGCAACATCCATCTGCTCCCATCCTGCTGCTTCTGTTCCTGGTCTTGCACTGTATCTGGAGAGATTCACAACATCTGGCCTTGTATCTTCTAACAATCTTATCGTCTTTTCAAAGTCTTCTTTTGTTTCTGATGGAAATCCAACAATAATGTCTGTGGAAATTGTAAATTTCTCAAATTTTTCCTTTATTCTTTTGATAATTTCACGATAAGTCCTTTCTGTATGCCCTCTTTTCATATCGTGCAGTATTTTGTCACTTCCGCTTTGCACTGGAACATGAAGGAATTTGTAGACTTTGTCATTGTCAAATGACTCTATCAGTTCTTCTTTTATTCTTGGCATGTACATGGGATTCATCATTCCAACGCGAATCATAAACTCTTGTGGTATTTCCGAAACTGAATTTACAAGTGATGGTAAATCTGTTCCAATGTCAAATCCATAACAACCATTATCAGTTGATGTCAGCCAGATTTCTCTACATCCTTCACTGATCTCATTTTCAACCTGTCTTACGATGTCTCCTAGTCTATAACTGGTAAGATCTCCTTTTGATAATTTTGTTTGACAGAACGTACATTCACTCATACACCCACTGGCAATCTCTACAATTCCGATTACTGGATTGAGTCTTACTTTTGGTAATCCTACCTTTGATAAATCAGAATCTTCTAACGCTACAAATCTTGTTCCTTTCAATGTAGAGTCTATTACTTGAAGTGTCTTTCCAAGAGAGTTTGGACCAAGCAAACTTGCACTCTCTGTGAATTTCTCAACTGTTTCTTTTTCTGCTTTTGGAAGACATCCTGCAACCACTAGGGGTTTTTCCTTTAATGATTTTATTCTATGTATCATCTTGTTTGCAGTTGCGTCCTTTACAGAGCATGTAACAACAATGTTTAGATCTGATTGTGATGCATCATCTACTAGTGTATGGCCTCCATTCACAATTAACCCTGAAATCATTTCAGAGTCTGAAAAACTTGCAGAACATCCGTATGCTTCTACGAAAATCTTTGCCATGATTTATCCAAATAGAGCATCGATTTCTTTATTGCTCATCAGATTCTTAGACACGACCAATTCCCTGATTGTTTTCCCAGTCTTCAAAGACTCTTTGAACAATTCTGCTGATTTTAGATATCCTATCTTTGGAGTCAACAGTGTTACTATTACTGGGCTGTTTTCAATATCTGCTCTTAGTTTTTCTTTATTTGCAGTTAATCCGTCAATTAAGTTTGCAGAGAATATTGGAAAGAAATTCTTAACCATGTCTGTTGATTCTAGTACGCATTTTAGCATTCCTGGTAACATCACGTTTAGCTCAAACTGCCCGCTTTGAGCTGCATAAGACACTGCAGTATCATTTCCGATTATGTTAAAGCAAATCATGTTCATACATTCGGCCAAAGATGGATTTACTTTTCCTGGCATAATTGATGACCCTGCATGTACTGCAGGAATTCCTAATTCTGATAATCCTGCAATTGGACCTGATGCCATTAATCTGATATCGTTTGCAAGTTTTCCAACTTCAAGTGCTAAACTTCTTAGTGCGCCTGAAAGATTTGCAACTGCAAATTTACTTTGTAAACCATGTTGCATGTCTTTTTCTGGTCTTAACTGAAGTTTTGAAATTTTTGCAAGTTCTGCAATTGCAATTTTCCTGTATCCTTTCGGTGTATTTGCCCCTGTTCCTACTGCTGTTCCGCCAAGTGCAACATTTTGTAGTTCTTTTTGTGCTAACACAATTGCATTACGTGCTTTGGTGATTGAAGTAACATGTGCTGCAAATTCACTTCCTAAAGTTACAGGAAGTGCATCCATCAAATGAGTTCTTCCAATCTTCTTAAATGAAGAAAATTGTTTTGCTTTCTTGTTAAGTGATTTTATGAGAACATCTACACCGGCAAGGGTTTCTTTAAGATTCATCAAAATTGCAACATGCATTGCAGTTGGATATGTGTCATTACTTGATTGTGACATATTTACATGATCATTTGGATGAAGATGTTGGTATTGTCCCCTCTTTTTGTGAAGAACCTCCAAAGCTA
Above is a window of Nitrosopumilus sp. K4 DNA encoding:
- a CDS encoding methylenetetrahydrofolate reductase — encoded protein: MSIIYEVNPPKIPTGLDESSKEVNESLEKLQQRVSSISTLCDGIHITDSVLGTKRVSALTTGEILKNNHPHLKITISLRVRDRDMDEIKDIVRKSIGLGLDGILVLMGDPSKTNPYESGLVPSQVVKELNKEFAEKIDFFLSLPSNPNFEKIQKKIAAVPIGFITQVIHSSKQVERISEKLRLQGFRIMPCILLPSEKNENSAKFLKLDWSEYKKDPASFIKQIHQIAGDVLITSPSDFTFAKETLEKI
- a CDS encoding CoA pyrophosphatase, which produces MLLEKISSVLSSEFQLFPTDEKNRIASVLIVIYGGEPNVLMTKKSEILKIHAGEIAFPGGKHDPGDKDLLDTALRETREEINLSIREEHVVGQLEPVTTLNSKFTIYPFVAVVKRLPRLKDNVEVESILSMPLLPLLRTMSEDKDPAHQSIQEMYTFTFEGHLIWGASARMLKQIFEIFSKNNILEIK
- a CDS encoding 50S ribosomal protein L39e, with translation MAARKSSPRKIRLLKKTRQTSPVPAWVILKTKRTVRTNPKRRAWRSTDVEVG
- a CDS encoding cell division protein FtsZ, encoding MSFQVKEPILIVGLGGVGSRLAVQAKETLNSECLIISNDQTDFVQDCSSIKVSTDSVINPSVQLIRGSAYNAADEIKAKIANYSTVILMTNMAGKAGSAISPVVSEICKESDKGLISFAIMPFKYEKDRIFNSGISLKRIREDSHCTIVLDNDSLLESNPDLSPKQCYGIANSAIMHVVKSLNTSGIAAETSVLSTSKDGQNIEESLRDSLKMLYENAPPNSVKRSMLYVVGGENIPVGVLSSITNLTSSVINEESQMNMSSNTSEESKVVMLSSIQGMTKFDRYDPLGMIPKEDTLDWSTPDCSIDCKLDLYQLE
- a CDS encoding tRNA (N(6)-L-threonylcarbamoyladenosine(37)-C(2))-methylthiotransferase is translated as MAKIFVEAYGCSASFSDSEMISGLIVNGGHTLVDDASQSDLNIVVTCSVKDATANKMIHRIKSLKEKPLVVAGCLPKAEKETVEKFTESASLLGPNSLGKTLQVIDSTLKGTRFVALEDSDLSKVGLPKVRLNPVIGIVEIASGCMSECTFCQTKLSKGDLTSYRLGDIVRQVENEISEGCREIWLTSTDNGCYGFDIGTDLPSLVNSVSEIPQEFMIRVGMMNPMYMPRIKEELIESFDNDKVYKFLHVPVQSGSDKILHDMKRGHTERTYREIIKRIKEKFEKFTISTDIIVGFPSETKEDFEKTIRLLEDTRPDVVNLSRYSARPGTEAAGWEQMDVAEVKKRSKIVFDLINKISIENNQKWIGWKGDVLFNEKTEEGIKGRNFAYKPIFVRDNVNIGETHKVEIIDVSTHSLLGKIAS
- a CDS encoding aspartate ammonia-lyase, which translates into the protein MKFRLDEDSLGKVKIPSDAYYGAFTGRAIKQYHVTGHKAHENLIKAFVMIKRSAAIANMKTKAIDAKRGKAIVSACDKILAGKHVDQFVVDMINSGAGTAFNMNSNEVIANVALEVLHKKRGQYQHLHPNDHVNMSQSSNDTYPTAMHVAILMNLKETLAGVDVLIKSLNKKAKQFSSFKKIGRTHLMDALPVTLGSEFAAHVTSITKARNAIVLAQKELQNVALGGTAVGTGANTPKGYRKIAIAELAKISKLQLRPEKDMQHGLQSKFAVANLSGALRSLALEVGKLANDIRLMASGPIAGLSELGIPAVHAGSSIMPGKVNPSLAECMNMICFNIIGNDTAVSYAAQSGQFELNVMLPGMLKCVLESTDMVKNFFPIFSANLIDGLTANKEKLRADIENSPVIVTLLTPKIGYLKSAELFKESLKTGKTIRELVVSKNLMSNKEIDALFG